GCGAGAATATATTTGGTATTTGTGTTGGGAGgtgatgatttaaattaaagaaaaaaacttgtgtgagacgatctcacgggtcgtattttgtgagacacatctcttatttgggtcatccatgaaaaaatattactttttatgctaagagtattatcttttattgtgaatatcggtagagttgacacgtctcacaaataaagattcgtgagaccgtctcataaaagCCCTACTCTAAATTAAAAGTATTAGAAAagctaataaattcaaactAGCATATTACTttattatcatttaaaaaatccagaaaataaaaaaatattggagaaaattatcatataaaaattaaaatagtagaTCAAATACTTAGCAAAACATATGTAATCAATTTGGActaattaattcaaaacaattaccgaaaataaaacaaataatcaaAGTCTAAAGTTACGttttatacaaatattttagaaaatacgAAGAGAAAACCGATCAAAGATGCTCaagtatattattatttaattaataagattgaaaaataataattgaataatattattatatattataatgttTATGAAGGAAGGCCGCCCAGATAATAGAGGGAAAAAAGggagaataaaaattaaaaaagattcACAATTCACCCAAATTTCTCTCCTCAGGTAGGCGCATGCATACACCAGAGATATTGTTGCGCTGTGTGTGATTATTGCGTGTGCTAGTCTTTCTGCTGCGCCTGAATTGGCTGTCGGTGTGCTCCATCGGTGACGAATTTCCGCTTTTTGTTTCGTAGGTGATCGTGATTTCGAGGTAATTTATTAACatttttgtttgaaattgaTTGTTGGATTGGGATTATATGGAATTTTACGAGGTTATTTGTTTCTGCTGATTGTTAGGGTTTTATttgttcaaattattatttgttgGTTGAGGTAGGGTTGTGTTGGGTCGTTGATGATGATAAATTCTTAGACTATGTCAAATTTCTATGCTATAGTAGAGCCTTTTCTCAGCATTGTTTTGTTTGTGATGTCGCGAATGATTTCAATTCTGACATATGGAACACTTGTATGGGAAATATTTCAGCGTATGTTATCACACTTTCTTgtgaaattcttttttttttttaaataaattattagtcTCATTGTTGAGCAGTGTGAATATGCGATTGCCTAGTATGGTAATATATTGTGATCGGAAATAGAGTTGATTTCATGTTGAGGTTCTGGAGATACTTTAACAAATAATGTTGTTAGTTTTGTCTCTTCATGTTTTGCAGCAATGATTCTACTCTCTGTTTCATGATTTTAGTGCAATGCCAAGCCGTTCTCTGATTGTTTGGTTTATTTGTTCTAAGTGCAATTATTATGCCTAGGTTTTTTATTGAAGGCATTTTTGCTGAAATTACTTGCTGTTTTATTATTATCTGATCGGATTCAATCATTTCAATGAGGATCGATTTTCATCGCGTTTTACCATTTGCAAATTTCTGTTTATTCTTCTCCCAAGTACtgaatttttatgatcacaGATTGGTGTCTTTctgttgatttattttttcatttatgtCCTAGCAGGCTTTGGACTAGAACTACTTGTTGACTTAGTGTTGATCTTGAGTTATTATCGAAGATGACTATGAACCAGCGGAATACCATTGATTTAGAACAAGGATGGGACTTTATGCAAAAAGGGATTacgaaattgaaaaatattcttGAAGGATTACCCGAGCCACAATTTAGCTCAGAGGACTACATGATGCTCTACACGTAGTACTTCAATACTTACTATAATTAAACTCTATAATTTTTAGGCTATTACTAACTTGTCAGgtgttcataatattttttttaattacctTGAACAGGACAATTTATAACATGTGTACTCAGAAGCCTCCGCATGACTATTCTCAGCAATTGTATGACAAGTACAGGGAATCTTTTGAAGAGTATATTACATCAACGGTAAGGATGAATTTCGGATCGTGATGAGGAACTATATTACAAGCATTTAGATGGAAGTGTTAATTCATGTTTTGGGTACTGATTATGAAATATTGTGATTTACTTGGGTCATTCCAGATGGTTTCTTTTCCCTATGTGAATTAAGCTTGAATCTATGCATTTGCAGAATGATCTCCAATTTCAATTAATGTAGACAGCAGAAACGAATTGTTCTAGGGAATTAAATGTTAGTAACTCTTATAGGCCTCTAATCCAGATCAGACCTTCTGGGTGGAATTGTCCCAAATATTGTGTCTTGGCAGATAGTGAGAGTAAGGAAAATACTTTCCCTGCTCCTATTGTATCTTACTTTTTAGCTCCACAGGAAGAGCGAAGCAAGGAATTGGTTTGTGGTCTTTGTTCAGCCCGTGGACTACGTCCGCAGTCACTGAGAACTTAGGTTTTCTTCGGCATTATGTGACAAACATTTTAGAATTTAATCTAGATAAAAATTTTGGCTAGTGGTATAGCATATCGGAAACACGTCTGGGAGTACGAGTTCGATTTTCTCAATTCTAAAACGTGCTAAAATTTAAGCTTTGAGAGCAGTTACCTTGAAAATGAACTTCAAGCACAATTAACCATGATCCATGTTACCATGGTTTGATAAATCCTTCTAGAATATATTTTGCATTTATTTGACTGTGTCCTTGCTTTAGCATTGACTTTTTTTCCTATCTAGGTATTGCCTTCTTTGAGAGAGAAGCATGACGAATTCATGTTGAGGGAACTTGTGAATAGGtggttaaatcataaaattatggTGCGATGGCTTTCACGATTCTTTTACTACCTTGACCGGTACTTCATAGCAAGAAGGTCACTCCCGGCTCTTAAAGAAGTGGGCCTGACATGCTTCCGTGACCTGGTAACTTTTGGCATCAATATCTTGTTTTATCATCTCTTGATTTTCTTATCTGTAAATGTGACTCTTGAAAAAACTTTGAGCTGATTTTTCCACATGTTCTAGTTTTCTATTCATTTCCCCCAGCTTTGTTTCATCCTTTGTTATGTGACTCTTTTGCTTTAGGTGAAAAAAAACTTTGAGCTGATTTTTCCACGTTATTTTACCATTTTCCCTTAGTTTTTGATTATTTGGAACTGGTCTTATGGTTTCAGGTGTACCAAGAGGTAAATGGGAAAGTAAGAGATGCTGTTATATCTCTGGTATGTTTGTGTGTTGTTGAATACGTTATTAATATCTATCTACATGTTATTTTGAGGTTTATATGCAATTCTTTTTGCCAGATTGATCAAGAACGGGAAGGAGAGCAAATTGATCGTGCTTTATTAAAGAATGTATTAGATATTTTTGTAGAAATTGGAATGGGACAGATGGATCAATATGAAAATGATTTTGAAGCAGCGATGCTGAATTCCACTGCAGCTTACTATTCTCGGAAGGCTTCCAATTGGATCTTAGATGATTCATGTCCAGACTATATGTTGAAAGTAAAATTTCCATTTGATTCAGAATTCTCTATTCCTTTTGACTTCAACAAAAAATATGTGGAAAAAATACACACGTTGCATTCATTATCAAATTGTTCTCAAACTAGTTGGGATTTGCTAAGAAAAACGCTAACATTATTGGGAAACAAGGTGTCCCTGACCAAATTGCTTTTAAATTTAGTTGCTAATAGTGGTTTGAAATGTAGGCAGAGGAGTGTCTGAAACGAGAGAAGGATAGAGTTTCTCATTACCTTCATTCGAGTAGTGAGACAAAGTTGCTTGAGGTTTGTTCTTGCTCTTAACTAATCAGTTTTTCGAAGTTGGTGTATGAATGATGTGTTTGATTCCAATAATGGTGGTACGTTTGTGGTGTTTCTGATTCATTTTAGTAAGATCTTTTCTGACTTAGTTGAACCTAATTCTCTTGGTAGAAAGTACAACATGAGCTATTGTCTGTGTATGCCACCCAACTGCTTGAGAAGGAACACTCAGGTTGTCATGCGTTACTGAGGGATGACAAGGTACTTGCAATATGATGTCTTTACAATtttgaatgttatatttttttgcCATTCTTTGATGCTAATCCTAGCATTGTAATCCATTAGGTGGTGGATTTGTCTAGGATGTATAGACTCTTCTCAAAAATACCTCGAGGCTTAGACCCTGTTGCTAATATATTTAAGCAGGTGAGCAGTGAGTAAAAATTGAGTTTTTCTCGTGGAAAGTATTTTAATCTGTAATTTCATGCTACCCATATATTTACCgagttattatttttagtttaacgAATATTTCCCAACCTCAGCATGTTACTGCTGAAGGCACAGCTTTGGTTAAACAAGCAGAAGATGCTGCAAGCAACAAGAAGGTTTGTTCTTTGGGCCTTTTAACTGAGtgcttgttttatttaattaatttatagaatgtaaattttttgttaCGGAACGGTGTTTATGTGTTGTTAAAGGCTTGAAGTTTTTAATCTTCTGTACTATggtataataaaatatatttgatggATATGAAAAATTAGTTGAAGAAATGGATCGTTCTCATTCATTTATTGTTTTATGTGTCAACTAACATTATGGGAAGTGGAGAGTTATATAACAGTGATGTTATTCAATATCATGGCTCCAGACTTGGGAGTGAATTTTAATAGTGTCTGTCCTCCAGTGGCTGTAAGAATCATATTGTCATACATTTAGTGATATCGTCTTTAATTTCTGCACAATATTTGTAATTGCATGCGTAATTATGGGTTTGATTCAGTGTTCAGGAAGAGAAGCAGCATGTGTTGCAAAAGAAATGGAAAACAACAAAGCTGTGTTTATTCTTAAGGAATAGTTCAAAGTGGGATCATTTCTTGCTGAGTGATATAGAAGCATGTTTTTTCTCAAGTTCTTGtgtcaaattttcaagacaaaaTTTTCAATCTGTTTCTTATTCTCATTTATTTCAAAACTTACCATAGAATATTCAGGCTTATTAGGTTAGGAGTTTAGTTAGAGAAAAAATGAATGAAAAGTCTTGGAGGACGTGTCTAACATCTATTATTTGGTTTAGAATGATCCATGTATTCTTACACCAGGAAACCCATGAGGAATTTTTTTGTGTTCCTTCTGATTGGTTACTCATTCATGTATCTCCTAAACTATGATGTTGGTTTACTTTCAAATACTATGTTGCCGTTGGTATACTTTCAAATACTATGTTGCAATAATAGTTGAAAATTTGTTTAACCTTTTGTTACAGGCAGAAAAGAAAGATGTCGTTGGATTACAGGAACAGGTAAATATTTCTGAATTCTCGTGGTTTTTCGTCGTGGATGAAATAATGAAAGTAACCTATGTTTGGAACTCAGGTTTTTGTCAGAAAAGTAATCGAGCTCCACGATAAATTCATGGCATATGTGAATGACTGTTTTCTGAATCACACTCTTTTCCACAAGGTTACAATTTATAGCTGATTCATGACTTATTTTATCATGCTTTTGAAGATGCTCTAGACAGTTATATGTTTTTCCCATTTTTGTCCATCCATTCTAGGCTCTTAAAGAGGCCTTCGAGGTTTTCTGCAATAAGGGTGTTACTGGAAGTTCCAGTGCAGAACTCCTTGCCACATTCTGTGACAACATCCTTAAAAAGGGAGGGAGTGAAAAATTGAGCGATGAAGCTATTGAAGATACATTGGAGAAGGTGTGTATCATGCATATCATGCTTTAAGTTTAACTACTTTTTTATTGAAGTATGTTGAAAGCTGTGATTGAGGCTCTAATTATTCTGCAGGTGGTAAAATTACTTGCTTATATCAGCGATAAGGATTTATTTGCTGAATTCTATCGGTGAGTTCCCCAGCTTGGCGGTTGCTTGGTGTATTTACTGTGCTTTATAATGatttaccttttattttttatatcctgCTGCAAACAGGAAAAAGCTTGCTCGGCGGCTGTTATTTGATAAAAGTGCTAATGACGAGCATGAAAGAAGTATCCTGACAAAATTGAAACAACAATGTGGTGGGCAATTTACCTCAAAAATGGAGGGGATGGTGAGCTGGCACATTAATTAGTCTTATATTATGAATCAGAATTCATTTATCAGGACATTGCATAAGTTTCCCTCCTTTGGAACTAAACTAGGTCACGGATTTGACACTAGCTAGGGAAAATCAAGCCAGCTTTGAGGAATATCTTAGCAACAATTCAAATGCCAGTCCAGGGATAGACTTAACAGTGACTGTCCTAACGACTGGTTTTTGGCCAAGTTACAAGTCCTTTGATCTTAACCTTCCGGCTGAGATGGTACGATTGTGTTGAATGATTTCGTGTTTGTCTTGAAACTTTTCTTGTTGCTGACTTCTTTTAATCATCAAATTGACTATTTTGCTAGGTCAAGTGCGTTGAAGTGTTTAGGGAGTTCTAccaaacaaaaacaaagcaCAGAAAACTTACGTGGATATATTCTTTGGGTACCTGTAACATTAATGGTAAATTCGAACCAAAAACGATAGAGCTTATTGTGACGACATACCAGGTAACTTGGCAACACAGCGATACCTTGCTTATGCATGAGTCATTGTTTCTGTAACTGATAATGTTGGTTACTATAACTGCAATTCCTTTTTCCAGGCTGCTGCCTTGCTGTTGTTCAATGCTTCGGATAAATTGAGTTATCAGGAAATCATGACTCAGTTAAACCTATCAGATGATGATGTTGTTAGGCTCCTTCATTCACTTTCATGTGCTAAGTATAAGATTCTGAACAAGAAGCCAAACACCAAAACTATTTCTCCCACTGACCTTTTTGAGTTTAACTCAAAATTCACGGACAAAATGAGAAGAATCAAGGTACGCTTCTCTACTCACTCCTGTTTTAGGAAAGAGATTACCGACCAAATGAGAAGAAAAGGCTGGAAAAAGTATTATCAACTGTTAAAGGTGTGGGGGTGTGGAGGGGTTAGAATAAGATGTTAGATCAATCAAAGTATTATTTGTACATGAATCTGTTGCTAACTTGCATGTGAACTCAGATACCTCTCCCTCCAGTGGATGAGAAGAAGAAGGTAGTTGAAGACGTTGACAAAGACAGACGGTATGCAATTGATGCCTCAATCGTGCGAATCATGAAGAGTCGGAAAGTCTTAGGATATCAACAGTTGGTAATGGAGTGTGTTGAGCAATTGGGTCGTATGTTCAAGGTATCATTGACTGTttgaatgttttcttttttgtttgatATTTATTATACATAAGAAACATATAGATCTTTAACTGTGCACTCTGCAGCCTGACGTCAAAGCAATCAAGAagagaattgaagatttaatCACTCGTGACTATCTGGAAAGAGACAAGGATAATCCTAACTTGTTCAAGTACTTGGCATGATTCTAGCCGGCTGgtgttcaaatatttatttctatTGCTGCAAGAGGATGCAAAAATCGTGAATGCCTCAGGCCTGTCAAGTTCGAACTATGAAATAGGCCTAATATTATGGCAACTTTTGTGATGATTTATTGGATGCAGGGGCTTGAGAATTGTTCTTCATTTTACCCTAGATCAGGTGAGGACTTTCTCCTCGAAATGTTCCTTACTGATAAAGATGTGTTATTGATAGTTCTGAGTGTATATGTCACTTGTGCGAATACATAATGGCTTTTTTCGTGAGTAAATGTAATGATTTAGTAAAATCAGTCTCAAGTCTGCTGTTGAGTGCTCCTTCCTGCTTTCGTGTTGTCTTAGTACACAGCATCTATTGATGGTTTGTGCTATATAATATtattggttgatgttttatgaCTTCTGATATTAAATGCTCAATCTTCCTCAAGCTTACATCTTCTTAATCGAATTTTAAgccaaaatatttgatatccCGTTACATTTCTGGAATTTTTGGTTATACATCCTACAAAAATGTGTTTTACTACCTTCCTTTTCTTGGGTTCAACTCTTTAAGATTCTTGTAATCTTGGAGGTATTTGAGATTTGTAAGCTAATGAAGTGTTAAATTTGATTCATGGGTCCCTCTTATGATGCGCCTTAACCGAGTCGTGGTTTAGTGGTGCTCATATATCTATTGACATAGTTGTATCGAATTGCTTGAACTTCTCGATTTTGCGCCTGTCTGTTTCTAATGAATTCCCCAGAGGAATAATAGTAAGTGGTTTAGTGGTGCTCATATATCTATTGACATAGTTGTATCGAATTGCTTGAACTTCTCCATTTTGCGCCGTCTGTTTCTAATGAATTCCCCAGAGGAATAATAGTAATGGAAGATGGCAAACAACATTTTCCTTCAATAGCACGACTCCTTAGTGGGTTGTCAACTCAATGGGTCAAGAGCACATTTTGTCTTTTGTTTTCTTCCTGATAGAATGACCTAGTGAAAGGAATTACATGTCATTAGCCCTTCGAAAACATGTGTCGTACTGTCTAAAATCATTGATTATCATTCGATGTACGACTGCTTCCTGTGATGTCCAGCCAATGTAGATTGCAACTCCACACATAGCATAGACAAACAAGATCGACGGTAACCAAAAATGTCTTCGAGACTGTCATGATGTAGGAAACAGTTGTTTTATGAGAAAACGAAGTTTCTAGCCACTTTGGCATCTTCTGGTATATAATTGTGTTTGATCTTCATCGTATATTTTATATACATGGcgtatttatttattgaagATATTAGAAAACTTGGTGATTTCGGAGACAAGATGGTCTGAAAATTGGTTCTGTGAAGGAGATAattctcaacaaaaaaaaaaacaaagctaGCTAAATACTGTTTGAAGTAAAAGAATTGAACCATATTGAGCCTCAAAGGTATCATTAATGCTTATGCTTAATTGAAACTATATATTCTTAAAGCCATGTAGTGGGAACTAATTAGTAATGACCATTCTAGAAATTACCTTGGTTTGCCAAAACGTGTCCTTTTCTTGGTTAAAGTGTCCACTAACTAGTTAGCATGAGCAAAATGTCTCCATAGATCAACAGTTTTGGTTCTAAAGTAACAATACCAAAATTATTGGTGCAACTGTGAGGTACTAAAACTAATTGTATATAACTTTTGAACAATTTTGGCACAGAATATCATAAACTAAGCAGTTTGATGTATGTAAAAGTAAATTTTCTCCATGTATTTCAAGATTTTAGAAACATAACTTTACTTTGTGTTCTCCATGAATCTATTTTCAATTTTGATTGTGATGGAGCCTTTAGGAATTAAACACAACTTAATAGAAATAAGTCGGTTCGGTTCAATTTTGGTTATGGAACTGAAAACCAGCTTTGGATTTTCTGGATCCCATTTTCGAAATATAGTTCCGATTGTGGTTCATAGTCCAAACAAAACCACAATGGAATCTGACATCTGCCCCTAATTATTGCACATTTGTGCTCCttcattattatataataatatatatacatgtatctTAATGCCGCATGGCGCACTACTTGGCATTcattcattcataaaatatcatgaataaattcaagagcaaattcaaaaattagtaAAGCAAACTCTATAGTTTGATCCAATTTTGAGTTTGTACATATTATAAAGTATGAAATTGATAACATGTTGAtcaaatgaaagaaaatgaataatttttgaCGTATATATTATGATTCTGAAAGATCAAATTTAAACAAATCTTTAATATGATATCCCTACCAAATTTACAATACAATTATGTAGCAAGTCGCTGCAGACAAAACATGATTGTGGGCTCAAATTCTCTCCCACCACTGAGAAAAAAAGTAGGGATCCaatcaataattataattattatattattaactgGAATGAATCTCTTAGACCAAACAGTAAAAAGTGGCATTTTCTGTTGGGATCTTGCACCTCAGCCCTTGATTGCcaaaaatcactcaaataaGGAGAAAGATTAccttttttgaattatttaataGAAAAAATCTTGTGAGTAAATCTGTATCGTATATTGTCCATCAGAACATTATTGCTTTATGTTATAGGATACGTAATATACATAGTTCGAATATAATAAACCATGAGTGAGCAATTGGCTCGGAAAACTCGGTTTGGTTATTTTGGAGATTCGATTTTTTGTTGTACGATATTTCAGtcgttttcgattttttttttatgcgcTAGCTTTAATTGAGGGAGACTTACTTTTAAATCCACACcagtataattatatttttgttcacACAAAAAATGTTTATACACTTCATAAGTCCACACGTATTTTTCGAatgaaattcaatacaaaaCATTGAGAAtcattgttgttgttattattataaatttgacatcatcaaatattattttattttattaacacACATGGGCCCAACAACCAAATCCTAAGCAACAACATTAAATCACACAAATCATATTTACAAGTCCTAGGAAAGTCATAATATGACGTGATACATCACCAAACATCTAGTTAGGGGTAGAATTAGGCTACAAATAAAGTAATTAGGATGATACTTAGCACGTGCTTAATTAATCTTGGCAAATTCCAATGTTTTTTTGCCTTGAAGCTTGTTGGTGACGTAGTGTTTGCTGTACTCTCCATGGTTGTACCTTCTGTACTTGCAAAGATTGGTGTCATCTATCAGTTCTTGCATCGGCCCAAGTTCTATTTCATAGCTAGGAGCATAAAATGTAACAATGGAGAGTCTATCATTTTCCCTGTGAGTGATAGCTCGATGTTCCACGCTTTTGTATCTCCCATTCGTTAGCACCTGTTTTTCGAATCCGAAATCAAAGATAAACTTTGTTTCTTCTGTAATTCAATTCATGTTTTTTTGGTGGATTACTAATGTGACGTTAGTCATGCCAACAATATATGTAATCATGTCAATAATTTTCAGTTTCATATCATCAATATCTGGCAGgcgaaaaataattaaaattatgacCGACTTTCCGAATCTAAGTAGTCCATGGTGGGGTTGGAAAAATTTATGTCTCTGTCCTTGAAAAAACATAGTATTGAACAAGAAGTGAGATGCTTGATACCTCAATAGTGTCACCAATATTGATGACCAAAGCATTTGGAACAGGCTGAATTGGGATCCATGtattatcttttaatatttgTAGGCCAACTGAGCTGCCCTTTCCCTGTTGTAAAACTGTGAGTGCACTTCCATCAGAGTGTGGGCTTAGTCCTAATACAAGATCTGGTCTGGGGCATGCTGGATAGTAATTCATCCTCACTGCTTGCACAGCGACGCCGAACATCTCCTCGAACACGTCTTCGTTGCATTCGAGACTAACCGCTATGTACTTGAGCAAGTTCTTGCAAAGCTTTCTAATTTCTCTCGAGTATACCTCCACAGTTTCACTGTCAAAATCTTGAAGTTTGAGAACAGAGTGTTTCGGTCTACTCATTAATTTAGAGATAAAAAGTGCTTGTCAGGTGTTTTCTAAACAACGTCGAACGTGACAGATATGTTTACACgggactttaattaattaaaatcctaaCTAGATGAGAAGTTGGTTTTAACTAAGGTTTCTGTCGAATCATATTGTTTGTGTAATTGTTCAAAATGAATGAGAGGAAATAGTTGCAAAAACATCtcgaaaaattttttttttaaaaaaaaaaattatgttactTGTTCATACCTGAAATCAGATGGTTTGGTGGGCCATAATTTTGGGTTTCGTAGGTAGTGAGGCTCCAATCCAAGAGCAAACATATTACACCAGTCTAGTTTCTGGTTTTCTGAGAAAACAAAAGCCTGTCCATATCCTTGAACAGACCCCGGATTCATTGGATACTTCTTCTTCTCTTCCAAAGGCATCATGAAGAATTCCATTGCCACCTTTTCTATTTTTTCCAGCAATTCTAAATCAATTTCATGGTTTATCACCTgccataaaacccaaaaaatgaaatatttttcaacaTAACATGATTAAAAGTAGCAAAAAAATGTACATAACCATTTATCAATACCTGGAAAAAACCCCACTCCTCACAAGAAATCTTGATCTTAAAAATTTCACTGCAGAAGTCATCTTTGTTTCCACTACAAAGCTTTGAGAAATCAATTACAGGAATGTTGTTGCACGAAGGAGGACTGGTTTTATCTAGTTTCGGCCTTTCGGTCGAATCCCGGATAAATCTTTCAGGAATATGAGGAGATTTTGCCTTTTTCAACTCTTGAACATCATCAATGTGACCTACTTTGATATCAGAAATTTGCATTGGAGCCATTGATGATACAAAGAATTATAAAGATTAATTGAAGATATATTTATTACAGAGTTTCTTAAACTTCTACTAGTTTGCAGGTTTGCTGAACTTTGACAACGTCTATTTATAGATGGAAATATTAAAGCTGCGAGAATCTATTGATATACAGAATCTATTTGTGATGGTCATTATGTAAACCACAACCAATATTTTATGACGAAATCAGTGTtagttttgacaaaaaaaattgtcTTTTTTTGTGATGAAATATGAATTATTCTAACATGTAATAATATATTGACACCTTTTGTCCAAATTGGAGCACTTTAATTATTTTAGTCATGCATGTAATTTGTTGCGAacaatttaaaacaataattcCGACAATCATATTCTTAGCAATTTGATTAGCTAAACCAAACATTAACCATCGATTTTGTTTGGACTGCAAGTAGGATTCTTCTTACACAAACCGTGGAATTAATTCATACTCGACTCGATATCTCGATTAAACAAGTGATCGCAGACGTATATTCGAACTTTGACTTTAACATTTCTGAAACAAGAGTCACCTGCTGGAGAATATATATGTTATCAgaatcaaaatatgaaaaaaatttcaagaaaatgaatTATTCCATATATGATGTAACAAGaatatacataatatattaaaaataaataaaatatttgatgatTTCGACATTTTTGTATGTTAACATCAATCACTTAATTGTCTGGTTTTTTtgttattacatgattaaatatatacaaagtTTGAAATTCTATTGATGCACCAAGACAAGCCACTGAAAGTTGGtgcataatttgaaaaataatatattgaatggtgagtatattttaaaatggaatatgtgttatttataatattaaaaagtaCATATTCTTTGTTTGTTTGTGGTGTGTACTTATTAGAATGGAGCCATTAATTCTCCACTTGCAAGTATATATGTTTCCACTTCGACAGACCAAATCAAGTGATTCTGTCATCATCCTTAGTGATCGATGAATAATGGTtctttcatttaaaaatcaattgaTTTTTAATGTATTTTCTACGAAAAAAACAAATGGCAAAAGTCCATGGCAAAGAAGAATTTTCTATTACTACAAAAcaattacaagaaaattataaatttttaaccaAACGAAAACCAAAACTATCTTCTTAATCAAACCAGAAACCGAAAATCATTTTccagtttcaaatttaatttatataatttacattacttaatttattaataaattaaatttgacccTGAGTGCATA
This genomic window from Primulina huaijiensis isolate GDHJ02 chromosome 7, ASM1229523v2, whole genome shotgun sequence contains:
- the LOC140980568 gene encoding cullin-1-like encodes the protein MTMNQRNTIDLEQGWDFMQKGITKLKNILEGLPEPQFSSEDYMMLYTTIYNMCTQKPPHDYSQQLYDKYRESFEEYITSTVLPSLREKHDEFMLRELVNRWLNHKIMVRWLSRFFYYLDRYFIARRSLPALKEVGLTCFRDLVYQEVNGKVRDAVISLIDQEREGEQIDRALLKNVLDIFVEIGMGQMDQYENDFEAAMLNSTAAYYSRKASNWILDDSCPDYMLKAEECLKREKDRVSHYLHSSSETKLLEKVQHELLSVYATQLLEKEHSGCHALLRDDKVVDLSRMYRLFSKIPRGLDPVANIFKQHVTAEGTALVKQAEDAASNKKAEKKDVVGLQEQVFVRKVIELHDKFMAYVNDCFLNHTLFHKALKEAFEVFCNKGVTGSSSAELLATFCDNILKKGGSEKLSDEAIEDTLEKVVKLLAYISDKDLFAEFYRKKLARRLLFDKSANDEHERSILTKLKQQCGGQFTSKMEGMVTDLTLARENQASFEEYLSNNSNASPGIDLTVTVLTTGFWPSYKSFDLNLPAEMVKCVEVFREFYQTKTKHRKLTWIYSLGTCNINGKFEPKTIELIVTTYQAAALLLFNASDKLSYQEIMTQLNLSDDDVVRLLHSLSCAKYKILNKKPNTKTISPTDLFEFNSKFTDKMRRIKIPLPPVDEKKKVVEDVDKDRRYAIDASIVRIMKSRKVLGYQQLVMECVEQLGRMFKPDVKAIKKRIEDLITRDYLERDKDNPNLFKYLA
- the LOC140980507 gene encoding protein LATERAL BRANCHING OXIDOREDUCTASE 1-like, which encodes MAPMQISDIKVGHIDDVQELKKAKSPHIPERFIRDSTERPKLDKTSPPSCNNIPVIDFSKLCSGNKDDFCSEIFKIKISCEEWGFFQVINHEIDLELLEKIEKVAMEFFMMPLEEKKKYPMNPGSVQGYGQAFVFSENQKLDWCNMFALGLEPHYLRNPKLWPTKPSDFSETVEVYSREIRKLCKNLLKYIAVSLECNEDVFEEMFGVAVQAVRMNYYPACPRPDLVLGLSPHSDGSALTVLQQGKGSSVGLQILKDNTWIPIQPVPNALVINIGDTIEVLTNGRYKSVEHRAITHRENDRLSIVTFYAPSYEIELGPMQELIDDTNLCKYRRYNHGEYSKHYVTNKLQGKKTLEFAKIN